The following DNA comes from Gadus chalcogrammus isolate NIFS_2021 chromosome 12, NIFS_Gcha_1.0, whole genome shotgun sequence.
GGGTGTGGGACGTCTGTCACCAGAACCTGTCCGCGTCCAACGTCACAGGCTTCTCCACCTTACCGGGCCACCTCAAAGACTTCCTGTACTACCAGCACTGTAAATCCTTCCCCCTGCTGCTGGACCTGCCCGACAAATGCGGCGGGCCCAAAGGCTCCTCGGACGTCTTCCTGCTCCTGGTCATCAAGTCGTCCCCCATGAACTACGAGCGCAGGCAGGTGCTCCGGGAGACCTGGGCCGAGGAGCGGCCGTACGCGGGCCTCTGGATCCGCCGGCTCTTCATCTCGGGGACGACCGGCGCCGGCTTCGAGAAGCGTCGGCTGAACAAGCTGCTGCAGCTGGAGCACAGGAAGTACGGCGACGTCCTCCAGTGGGACTTCAACGACTCCTTCTTCAACCTGACCCTGAAGCAGGTCCTCTTCCTGGGCTGGATGGAGGAGCGCTGTCCCCGGGCGCACTTCCTGCTCAACGGCGACGACGACATCTTCGCCCACACGGACAACATGGTGGAGTTCCTGCGCGAGCACGACGGCGGGCGGCACCTGTTTGTGGGCACCGTCATCCAGAACGTCGGCCCCATCCGGCACCCCAACAGCAAGTACTACGTGCCCGTTCAGGTGCAGACGTCGGAGTCCTACCCGGCCTACTGCGGCGGCGGGGGCTACCTCCTGTCCGGCCACACCGCCATGGTCATATACAACGCGTCCAAGGCCATCGGCTTGCATCCCATCGATGACGTGTACATGGGGATGT
Coding sequences within:
- the LOC130393046 gene encoding N-acetyllactosaminide beta-1,3-N-acetylglucosaminyltransferase 3-like is translated as MKRRAGLTIEAFVLMGVLCIVFLLWNNQTTRPNLDTTRPERSANHDQLLPKATAEYTRPPARRVWDVCHQNLSASNVTGFSTLPGHLKDFLYYQHCKSFPLLLDLPDKCGGPKGSSDVFLLLVIKSSPMNYERRQVLRETWAEERPYAGLWIRRLFISGTTGAGFEKRRLNKLLQLEHRKYGDVLQWDFNDSFFNLTLKQVLFLGWMEERCPRAHFLLNGDDDIFAHTDNMVEFLREHDGGRHLFVGTVIQNVGPIRHPNSKYYVPVQVQTSESYPAYCGGGGYLLSGHTAMVIYNASKAIGLHPIDDVYMGMCLASVGLKPASHGAIRTAGLHVPSQKMDSRDPCYYQDVLLVHRFLPHQIYIMWNQLRDPALICWQK